DNA from Gramella sp. MAR_2010_147:
AGAATTTTAAGTATACAGGAACTCAGGAACTGATTTATACCAATAATTCACCTGATACCTTAGACAGAGTATTTTATCACCTATATTTCAACGCATTTCAGCCGGGTAGCGAAATGAATGCGCGCTTAGAAAGTGTTCCAGATCCAGATGGCAGAATGACCATGAATAAAGGAACCAAGGAGAATCCTGAAATAGTGAGTAGAATTACAGGCCTTTCAGAAGATCAAATTGGTTATTTAAGAGTGAACTCTTTAACTCAAAATGGAACTGAACTTCAATATGAAGAAGTGGGAACCGTACTGGAAGTAGAGCTTACAAATCCAATCTTACCTGGTGAGAAAACAACTTTCAATATGGAATTTGAAGGTCAGGTACCGGAACAAATTAGGAGATCTGGTAGAAATAGTGCAGAAGGAGTGGCACTTTCCATGAGCCAGTGGTATCCTAAATTAGCTGAATATGATTTCCAGGGATGGCATGCAGATTCTTACATCGCTCGTGAATTCCAGGGAGTATGGGGAGATTTTGATGTGAAAATTTCAATTGATAAAGATTATACTGTTGGAAGTACAGGATATCTTCAGAATCCGCAGGAAATAGGTCATGGCTATGAAGAAGAAGGAACTAAAGTCAAAAAGACCAAAGGTGATAAGCTTACCTGGCATTTTAAAGCTCCAAAAGTTCATGATTTTACCTGGGCGGCAGATCCAGAATATATCCACGATACAGTGATAGCTGAAGATGGTACGGTACTTCATTTTCTTTATAAGGACAATGATGAAATCAAGGAAAACTGGAAAAATCTCCAGCCAAAAACTGCTGAATTACTTACTTATTTCAATGAACATATAGGACCATATCCATGGGACCAATATTCTGTGGTGCAAGGTGGTGATGGTGGTATGGAGTACGCAATGCTTACTCTTATTACCGGGGAACGTTCTTTTGGGAGCCTTGTAGGTGTCACTGCGCATGAGATGGCTCATGCCTGGTTTCAGCATCTAATGGCCACCAATGAAAGCATTCACGAGTGGATGGATGAAGGTTTTACTTCCTATATTTCTTCGGAAGCTGAAAATGTAGTGATGGGGAAAAATGCTGAAAATCCTCATACTGGCTCTTATAGAGGTTATGGATATCTTGCCAATTCAGGTAAAGAACAGCCACAAACTACGCATGCAGATCGTTATGCGATGAATGGTCTTTATGGAGCTTCTGCTTATTCAAAAGGAGCGGTATTTCTTGCTCAGCTTGGATATGTAATTGGGAAAGAAAATTTAGCTAAAACCCTGAAACGTTATTATGACGAGTGGAAATTCAAACATCCAACTCCAAATGACTTTATAAGAATTGCTGAAAAAGTTTCTGGAGCTGAACTGGACTGGTATCTGCAGGACTGGACTCAAACTACGAATACAATAGATTACGCGATCAATTCAGTTGAAAGCGAAGGAGAAACTACTAAAGTGAATTTGCAGAGAAGCGGATTGATGCCAATGCCTGTAGATGTTGACGTAACTTATACTGATGGTTCAAAAGAAACGTTTTATATCCCATTGCAAATGATGCGTTGGGAAAAACCTGCTGAAGAAGGCACCAAACGAACAGTTAAAAAAGACTGGGCCTGGGGATTCCCTACTTACGAGCTTGAGATTCCCGCTTCAGAAGATAAAATCACTTCCATAGAAATTGATTCTTCAAAGTTAATGGCAGATATTGATAGAAGCAACAATACCTGGGGGACCTCTGAAAATGAAAATACCAATTCTGGAAACTAGTATTTAGTTCTCAACTATATTGAAAACCCTTTCTTAACCGGAAGGGTTTTTTATTTTCAAGATGCTTACTTTTGAGACATGAACGAAAGTTTTGGAAAATCACAAAAACTGAAAAGCAAAAAGCTCATAGACCAGCTTTTTGCAGAAGGAAAGCATCTTAAATCTTATCCTCTAAAACTGGTGTATGTTCCAATTGGAAATTCTGAGAACCCTGAATTAAAAACGGGAGTTTCGGTTCCAAAAAAACTGGTGAAGACCGCGGTGAAACGCAACAGAATAAAGCGGATGATGCGAGAGGTTTTCAGAAAAAATAAGTACCTTGTTAACGATCATTTACTCTCTTCTTATGCCTTCATGTTCATCCATATTTCCCGCGAAGAGATGACCTATGAAAAGCTAGACCGAAGCATGAAGAAAATTTTGGAGAGTTTCATAGAAAAAATTGGAACAGATGAAAAAGCGAATCAGTAGAATTATCATACTTCCTGTAGTTCTTATTGGGATATTTATAGGAACCGTAAGTTTTAAATCAGACTTCTTCGAAATTGCCAAGCAGATCGAGATCTTCACGACTCTTTTCAAAGAGATCAATATGAATTATGTAGATGAAACCAATCCTGCAGATTTAATGGATACTGCCATTAAATCTATGCTCACAGATCTTGATCCCTATACAAATTACTGGAATGAACAGGATGTGGAAGCAGCCAGGATTAATAGTGCCGGAGAATACACAGGTATTGGTGCATTGGTAAAAACCGGACAGGAAGCTCTTACGGTCATGGAAATTTACAAGGATTATCCAGCCGATAAAGCCGGTTTAAAAGCCGGAGATGAGATTATTAAGATAGGTAATATCAATGTGACCGATTTTAAAGAAGATGCGGGAGAATTGCTTAATGGCTCTCCAGATAGTAATATTAATATCACGTATCGTAGGCAGGGAGAGATCAGAACCACCAGTTTACAGCGTAGTTCTGTAGAACTGGATGCGGTGCCCTTTTATAAATTACTCGATGATAATTCGGCATATATCGTACTCTCTAAATTCAATGCCAAGGCCTCTACCCAGGTGGCGCAGGCTTTTAAAGAATTAAAGAATAAAGGTGCAGATAAGGTGATCTTAGACCTTAGAGGTAACCTGGGAGGTCTATTAAATGAAGCTATTAATGTAAGCAACATCTTTATTCCGAAAGGAGAGTTAATCGTCACCACCAAATCTGTCATTGAAAAGTATAACCGGGAATATTTTACTCAAAAAGAACCAATAGATACCAAAATTCCATTAGTAGTGCTTGTTAACGGCAGGAGTGCATCTGCCAGTGAAATTGTTGCCGGTGCTATTCAGGATCTCGATCGCGGTGTTATTGTGGGCGCCAGGAGTTTTGGAAAGGGATTGGTACAAAGACCTAAAGAACTGGCTTATGGAACACAGTTAAAAATTACTATTTCCAGATATTATACACCTAGCGGAAGATGTATACAGGCATTGGATTACAGAACCAGAAATGAAGAAGGAAAAGCCGTGAGAACCAAAGTGGAAGATTATAACGAATTTACCACCCGTAACGGTAGAAAAGTTTTTGATGGCGGTGGCATCTTACCTGATATTCAACTGGAAACATCAAAGTTTAGCGACATTACCAATTCATTACTTCTGCAGGATGCTATTTTTGATTACGCTACCAAATATTATTATTCTCATGAATTGGCCAATCCTAATGAATTTAGCTTTACTGATGAGGATTTTAATGATTTTAAGAAATATCTGGAATTATCAGATTTTAAATATCGAACTGCCACTGAAATGGAACTGAATGAAATGATGGATAAGGCAGAGGAAGAAGATTTACGAACAAAAATAGCTGGTGAAGTAAATAAGATAAGATCACAGATTTCTTCATTTAAAAAACAGGAATTAGAAAATAAAAAGCCGGAGATCTTTAGTTTACTGACTGATGAGATCATTAAAAGATATTTTTATAAAGAAGGCTTGTATGAGTATTATACAGCCCATAATCCTGAGATAAATCAAGCCCAGTCACTGCTTAATAATCCTCCTGAATATTCTAAAATTTTAAATTAGAAACCAGATTTTGGAAAGTTTTCTGTTGTTTTTTGAAAATATGCCTAACTGGCAAAAGCTGGTCTGGATCATCCTGGTACTTGGAATATTCTGGATCCTGGAAGGTTATTACGCTTTGATAAAATTCAAATATGATAAATGGAAACATGCCAGAACTAATTTTCTTCTATTGGGATTTGTAATCATGATAAATCTTGTTTTCGGAGTTCTTACCGCAGGAGTATTCTTATGGCTGGATGATTCACAATTTGGACTTTTACAACTAATAGAATTACCAATTTGGCTAGAATTGCTCCTGGCGCTGATGGTTCTGGATTTAATGGCGCAATATTTTGTTCATTTTCTACTTCACAAGGTCAAATGGATGTGGAGATTACACCTAGTTCATCATACAGATACGCATGTGGATGCTACTACAGGAACAAGACATCATCCATTTGATTTTATGATTCGTGAAAGTTTTGCCATTATTGCTGTTATCATCATGGGAATGCCGGTAGCCTTCTATTTATTCTACCGAATTCTGAGTGTGTTCTTCACTTATTTTACACACGCTAATATTAGTCTTCCATTAAGCCTTGATAAAGCTTTAAGTTATATTATAGTAACTCCCAATATGCATAAATTTCATCATCATTATCAACTTCCATGGACAGATACTAACTACGGAAATATGCTAAGTATCTGGGACAGGGTTTTTGGAACTTTTGTATACGATAAGCCTCAAAATATTCGCTACGGAATTGATATTGTAAACGATAATACATCAGATAATATTAGTTATCAGTTGGGAATACCCTTTAACAAATCTATCAAGACAAAAAATTAATCTTTAACCATGGCAATGTGAGGAATCCCATCTTCGAGATATCCGTCTCCAGTAGTTTGATAACCGTGGGTTTTATAAAATTTAATAAGATATTGTTGGGCAGATAATTTGATGTTTGATGTTTTATAAAAGTCCAGTATCGCTTTATCTGATGCTTTCATTATATCATGCCCATATCCAAACTTCCTTTCAGAATCTTTTACAACTACACGACCTATCGCAGCTTCATTAAAGTAGAATCCAGGTTGAAAACAACGGGTATAAGCCACGATCTTATCGTTCTTAAATCCAATTATATGTAGTGCTTTGTCATCTTTACCATCTATATCCTGGTAAACACAATTCTGTTCCACTACAAAGACCTCAGATCTTAATTGTAAGATACTATAAAGTTCGACAAGGTTTAACTCATTGAACTTTTTTACTTCTATCCTTAAATTCATAGGTTATGAACAGTACTTTTTTGCAGGGATCTTATCTACTCTACGCTGATGTCGACCGCCTTCAAATTTGGTATTAACAAATGCTTCCATCATTTCAGTAGCAAGTTCTTCAGAAACAAATCTTGCAGGTATGCTCAAGATATTCGCATCGTTATGTTCACGCGCCAGTTTTGCGATCTCTACATTCCAGCAAAGCGCAGATCTAACACCCTGGTGCTTATTAGCTGTCATATTTGCTCCATTTCCGCTACCACATATAATAATACCAAGATCGGCTTTCTTGTTTTCCACATCTTCTGCCACAGGATGTACAAAATCTGGATAATCTACGCTGTCTTCAGAATTTGTTCCATAATTGGTCACCGTATACCCCAGAGATTCCAGCTTTTCTTTGATCATCTCTTTATAACCGGTACCGGCATGATCATTTCCAATAGATATTTTCATAGTTATGTTGTTTGATGCAAAGTTAAAAAAAGCCACTGTTAACCAGCTTAATTTTCATTGTTAATTACTTTATAGAATATCTTAATTTTCAGGCTTTTAAAATTGACACCTAATTGTGAAAAACATCTGATGAATTACTTATAAAGAAATTTGCTTTTAAAGAAAATAATAACAATACAGGCATATGATTGAATAAATCAAATTATAAGTATGGAAATTTTTAGATAGTTATGAGCATATAAAAACACGTTATTGACAATTGTTAACTTCTAACTTTTCAATATTTCATTTTAAAAGTATTTTATGAACTTTTGTTAAGTAAATCTTAAAACACTAAGGTTATCAATTACTTAAGAATAGTTATCTATGTTGATAAACTGTTATCAAATACTCACAACTCAAATACCAAATAATATTCAGAAAAATTGTTCTACAAATTAACACACTATCATATACCATCATTTAATTTTTTTATAAAAGAAGAAAAGATATATATGATATATAATGTTTATAACTATGATAGATTAAACGATTCTAAGATTAGAAGATTTGTCATTTAAAGAATCTATAATTTCCTTTGCTTTAGAAATATCTAAAGGATGTACCATAAGACGTATTCCACCAAACGCAAATGAGGATAAAGGTAGAAGGCCTACTAGCGTTTCGTTCTGGAAATAATGGCGTATACCGGCGTTTTCTAAATTTATTTTTAGCACGATAAATTCATGATGATAAGTAAAGGTTGCTAGGCATCTATAATGTTTCATAATAAATAATAAACCTTACTAAAGATAAGATTTAATGCCGAAAACTTGAAGCAACACTTTTGCCTGAATTTTCCTTAGATTCTAAAAAAATATCAGTTTGTTTATTTAGTGATTTATGAATACTTGCAACGAAGAAAATGAGCCCAAATAGAAATATGAGGAAGAAAAGGGCCGAGTATTTAGTTGACTTACTAATTTTCATAATTATACTGTAAAATTAGGTAGGATACTCTTGGGGAAAGTTAAATCTAAATTAAGAAAAAATTAAGAAATAAAATATTCCTGTGTTAAAAAGATTAAAAAAAAACTTTATTAGAACAATTTGATTACCAGTGGTTTTTGGAATTTGGACGACTTAACAAAACTTTAAATTGAAAAAGTTCCAGTCTTATATTTATCATGTAATTTTATCGTATACTAAGTGATAATGAATAAAAAGAAGAAAACCAATACAAAAATACAAGGCAATCTTTCCAGAAGTATCATTGATATACTTCGAAACAACTCCGGAAAAACTTACAATTATAAACAGATAGCTTCTATTTTGGGAGTGAATGATGCGAGTAGCAGAAATCAGATTATTAAAAAGCTGGCTCAATTAGCTGCAAAAAAAGAGATTCTGGAAGAAGAACGCGGTAAATTTAAAATAGAAGGAAATAAAAATTACTATACCGGTGTCTTAGATCTTACCACCAAAGGTTATGGTTATGTAATGGTGGAAGAATTTGTTGACGATATTTTTATAGCCAATAAAGACCTGAATGCCGCCTTTGATGGAGATACGGTAGAAATTTATGTTTATAACCGTAGAAGAAGAAAGCGCTCTGAAGGTGAAATTACCAATATATTAAAAAGAAAAAGGACCGAATTTGTTGGAACACTGCAACAAAAAAAAGATTTCGGTTTTGTGGTGATCGATGATAAATCTATGTATACCGACTTTTTTGTCTCTGGGAATAATTTAAATGGAGCCAAAAATGGTGATAAAGTGGTTGTTGAATTCGAAGAATGGCCAAAAAAAGGGGATTCTCCAACTGGTAAAATAACCCGGGTTTTAGGAACTCCTGGAGAACATCATACAGAAATTCATTCTATACTCGCTCAATATGGATTACCTCACGATTTTCCTGAAGAAGTTGAAGAGTATGCTAATAAGATAGATACTTCTATCAATGAAAAAGAAATTAGCAAAAGGCGCGATATGCGCGATGTGCTCACATTCACAATAGATCCTAAAGATGCGAAAGACTTTGATGATGCGTTAAGTTTTCAAAAACTAGAAAATGGAAACTTTGAAATTGGAATCCATATTGCCGATGTCTCCCATTATTTACAACCGGGAACGATTCTGGATGAAGAAGCCTATGAAAGGGCAACCTCTGTTTATTTAGTAGATAGAGTGGTCCCTATGTTACCTGAAATTCTTTCTAATAACGCCTGTTCTTTAAGACCAAAAGAGGAGAAATTTACTTTTTCAGCAGTTTTTGAAATAGATGATAACGCAAACGTTAAGAATCAGTGGTTTGGTAGAACAGTGACCTATTCAGATGAACGTTTTGCATATGAGGAAGCACAGCATATTCTTGAGACAGGAACTGGAACAATTCCTGAAGATGTCTCTATTAGAAATCATGCATATTCTGTAAGAGGGGCCCTGGTGGAGGCCGTGGTTACATTAAACAGGCTTGCTAAGAAAATGCGATCCAGAAGAATGAGGGATGGTGCCATTTCTTTTGATAAGGTTGAAGTAAAATTCAATCTTAATGAAGAAAATAACCCGGTTGGAGTTTTCTTTAAAACTGCAAAAGATGCGAATAAACTTATCGAGGAATTCATGTTACTGGCCAATAGAAAAGTCGCTGAATATATTGGAAAACAGAGTCCTAAGAAAACTTTCGTATATAGAAATCACGATGAACCAGACGATCAAAAATTAGCTTCTCTTCAAACAATTGTGGGCAGGTTTGGTCATAAACTTAATCTTAAAGATAGAAGCTCTACCACCTCTTCACTGAATAAATTATTAGAGGATGTTCAGGGAAGAAAAGAGCAGAATATGGTAGATACCCTTGCTATTAGAACCATGAGTAAGGCGTATTACGGTACTGAAAGTATTGGGCACTATGGTTTAGCATTCGATTATTATACTCATTTTACTTCGCCTATTCGTAGATATCCAGATGTCATGGTGCATAGATTACTTCAGCATTATCTTGATGGAGCCAAATCAGCGAACGAGGAAGAATATGAAACAAAATGCCACCATAGCAGTGAAATGGAAAACCTGGCTACTAACGCCGAAAGAGATTCCATTAAATATATGCAGGTGAAATTTATGCAGGATCATGAAAATGAAGAATTTCTCGGGGTTATTTCAGGAGTGACGGAATGGGGGATCTTTGTAGAGATCGTGGAGAACAAATGCGAAGGAATGATTCGCTTGCGCGATATGAACGATGATCATTATGAGTTTAATGCTGATGAATTCTCGGTAGTTGGAAAAAGAACGGGACAAACATACACACTGGGTGATGAAGTGTATGTAAAAGTGAAGAATGCAGATCTTATTAAACGACACTTAGATTTTACACTACTTGGAAATAGAGAAGAGGTAGAAGCAAATTAATATTAGTGGAAGACATCTAAAATTTAGCTTTTAGGGTTTAACAGCACATAATTACCATAAAAGAACAAAAGGTTTACATTTGCAAAACAACTTAACTGTATGTTACAGGATGTTTTAGCTGCTTTACCATTAGGTTTATTTTTAGCTTTTCTATTTGGTCCGGTATTTTTTGTTTTACTGGAAACCGCTGCTATAAAGGGATTTAGAGCGGCTTTTTCTTTAGATTTAGGAGTTATCCTGGCTGATGTGGTTTTTATTGCGATCGCATATTTTAGTACCACAAAGCTATTACAAAGTCTTAAGGATGACCCCGCATTGTTTATTTTTGGCGGGATGATATTGGCGACTTATGGGGTAATGAGCTTTTTGCAGACCAAAAAGAGCCTTCATACCGATGATGAAACGCCGGAAATACGAAAACTGGGAAAAAGCGATTATTTTGGACTCTTTGCAAAGGGTTTCCTGCTTAATTTTATCAATATTGGTGTTCTGGGTTTCTGGTTGGGAGTAATCATTGTATTTGGCCCTAAAATGGAAATGGAGATCAATAGGATCTCGGTATTTCTTACCAGTGTACTGGTTACATATCTTATAGTTGATATAATTAAAATTCTTCTTGCCAAAAAACTCAATAGAAAACTTACCCCGCATAGAATTTATATAATGAAAAAGGCTATAAGCCTAATTTTAATTCTGTTTGGTGGCGTTTTAATATTTCAGGGAGCCTTTCCCAGTCAGATAGAAGAGATAAAAGATCAAATTGAGGAAATTACACCTAATGATTCTTTAATTGGAAATCTCGGAGATCTAGAAGTTAAGAATGCAAACAAATAAAAAAAGCTTCCCAGTTAAAGGAAGCTTTGTTGAGGCATCGAGCGGATTCGAACCGCTGTACAAGGTTTTGCAGACCTCTGCCTAGCCACTCGGCCACGATGCCCGGTATAGGGTTGGCAAATGTAATAAAAATTTTAAGTTTCAAAACTAAAATCTAACGGGATTTCGTCCTGCTTACTGTGACCATTGCCACATTTCCACCAATTGGAGGATTAATTTTAGAAACTTCCACCTTAGCTTTCTGAACCATAATGAGTTCGTGCATCACCCTACTCAAAATTCTTTCGGCAACTGTCTCGAGTAATTTTGATCTAATTGCCATTTCTTCTTTAACGATCTTGTTTAAATGCACATAATCTATGGTATCTCCTAATTTATCTGTTTTAGCTGAATGGGATAAATCTCCATGAACTTTAAGATCTACGCGGTATTCACTTCCTATTTTACTTTCTTCATCAAGGCATCCGTGATACGAAAAGACCTTAATATTCTTAAGTTTTATTACTCCCACAAATTATTTTTTACAAATATAAGCTCACAATTTGAAGTTTTCAATTATTGATAGTGCTTTTAGGAAATAGTATTCTATTGTAACCACTGCTTTCGATTTAAATTTTGATAAATTTGCCTTTTATTTTAAATAAGTTATGGCCGAAGAAAAAAAGTCGCTCAATTTTATTGAGCAAATCATAGAGGAGGATCTAAGTAATAATTATAAAAAAGAAGACCTGAAATTCAGGTTTCCGCCGGAGCCAAATGGATATCTTCATATTGGGCATGCATCTTCAATTTGTTTAAATTTCGGACTTGGAGAGACTTATAACGCCCCGGTAAATCTTCGTTTTGATGATACAAATCCGGCAAAAGAGGAGCAGGAATATGTAGATGCCATTAAAAAAGATATTGAATGGCTTGGCTTTAAATGGGCAGAAGAATGTTATGCTTCAGATTATTTTCAGCAGCTTTATGACTGGGCGGTTGAAATGATTAAAAATGGAGATGCCTATGTAGACAGCCAGACTTCAGAAGAAATAGCTGAACAAAAAGGTACTCCAACCCAACCTGGAACGGAGAGTCCTTATAGAAATCGTTCTGTAGAAGAAAATCTTGATCTTTTTGAAAAGATGAAGAATGGGGATACTCCGGAAAAAGGGGATGTTCTAAGAGCTAAAATTAGCATGGGTGCAGGCAATATGCTTATGAGAGATCCCGTGATGTATAGATGTCTTCATAAAAGTCATCATCGTACGGGCAATGACTGGAAGATTTACCCAATGTATGACTGGGCTCATGGAGAAAGTGATTTTATTGAACAGGTGTCACACTCATTTTGTACTCTTGAATTTTTACCACATCGTGAACTTTATAACTGGTTTATAAAGAAAGTAAGTAAACCCGGAGATTTTGAACCGAAACAGCGAGAATTTGCAAGAAGAAATCTTAGTCATACCATTGTAAGTAAGAGAAAACTACTTCAATTGGTTGAAAAAGGCTTTGTAGATTCCTGGGATGATCCAAGAATGCCAACTATTTCAGGTTTAAGAAGAAGAGGGTATACTCCGGATTCAATTAGAAAATTTGCAGACTCCATTGGAGTTGGAAAGAGGGAAAATATGATTGATGTTTCCCATCTCGAATTCTGTGTAAGGGAAGACCTTAATAAAAAAGCATCACGTGTAATGGGTGTTCTGGATCCGGTTAAACTGGTAATCACTAATTATCCTGAAGGGGAAGAAGAGTGGTTAGATGCCGAAAATAACCCGGAAGATGAATCTGCAGGTAGCAGAAATGTTCCTTTTTCACGGGAATTATATATTGAAAGAGAAGATTTTAAAGAAAGTGCGAACAGAAAGTTTTTTAGGTTAACCCTTGGAAAGGAAGTACGTCTTAAAAATGCCTATATCATCAAAGGTGAGGATGTGGTGAAGGATGATGAAGGTAATATTACTGAAATTCATTGTACCTATGATCCAGAAAGTAAGAGTGGAAGCGGTACAGAAGAATCCTTAAGAAAGGTCAAGGGAACACTTCACTGGGTTTCTGTTAAACATGCCATTGAAGCAGAAATAAGGCTCTACGACAGGCTTTTTACTGAAGAAGCGCCAGATGGAGTAAAGGATAGGGATTATCTTGATTTTGTAAACCCCGAATCCCTTAAAGTTGTTACCGGCTACCTTGAACCTAGCTTAAAAGATGCCATGGAAGGAGATAAAGTACAATTCCAACGCATTGGATATTTTTGTGTAGATAGGGATTCTACAGCGGCGAAACCAGTTTTCAACAGAACCGTTAGCTTACGTGATTCCTGGGCTAAGATCAAGAACTAAATTTATTTAAGAATAATTTAGCATAGCATTTTTAACATATTAACCGGTTATTAACAAGCTTAGGTAGGTCTATCCGTTATCTTTGAGTGAATAATAATTTAAAATTCAAAAACTTATGGCAAGTACAGGAAATACACTTTTAGCATTAATAACAGGAGCGGCGATCGGTGCCGGAGTTGGATTACTTTATGCTCCGGATAGCGGCGAAAAAACAAGAAAGAAACTAAAAAAGGATGCTCAAAAGGCTCAGGATAACCTAAACAAACGTTACCACGAAACAAGTTCAAACCTAAGTGAGAAAGCTAAGAAAGCAAGAATGGATTTTGAGGTAAGACTTGAAGAAACTTTATCTTCAGCAAGTCATAAAGCAGATGATATTTTATCTGCAATGGAAAATAAACTTGAGGAATTAAGAAAACAAAATGCTAAATTGCAAAAAGATAAACAAGGCAAGTCTACTGGAAATTCACCAGACAAAGCTGTAGTATAATCTTTATATGGCATTTGAAAAACTATCCAACAGTGTTCAAGATTTAAATAATAATATTCAGTCTTACATTCAAA
Protein-coding regions in this window:
- a CDS encoding M1 family metallopeptidase; this encodes MKKIFLSFLLITTGFLQAQNSTSYWQQHVDYTMDVDMNVENFKYTGTQELIYTNNSPDTLDRVFYHLYFNAFQPGSEMNARLESVPDPDGRMTMNKGTKENPEIVSRITGLSEDQIGYLRVNSLTQNGTELQYEEVGTVLEVELTNPILPGEKTTFNMEFEGQVPEQIRRSGRNSAEGVALSMSQWYPKLAEYDFQGWHADSYIAREFQGVWGDFDVKISIDKDYTVGSTGYLQNPQEIGHGYEEEGTKVKKTKGDKLTWHFKAPKVHDFTWAADPEYIHDTVIAEDGTVLHFLYKDNDEIKENWKNLQPKTAELLTYFNEHIGPYPWDQYSVVQGGDGGMEYAMLTLITGERSFGSLVGVTAHEMAHAWFQHLMATNESIHEWMDEGFTSYISSEAENVVMGKNAENPHTGSYRGYGYLANSGKEQPQTTHADRYAMNGLYGASAYSKGAVFLAQLGYVIGKENLAKTLKRYYDEWKFKHPTPNDFIRIAEKVSGAELDWYLQDWTQTTNTIDYAINSVESEGETTKVNLQRSGLMPMPVDVDVTYTDGSKETFYIPLQMMRWEKPAEEGTKRTVKKDWAWGFPTYELEIPASEDKITSIEIDSSKLMADIDRSNNTWGTSENENTNSGN
- a CDS encoding sterol desaturase family protein; amino-acid sequence: MESFLLFFENMPNWQKLVWIILVLGIFWILEGYYALIKFKYDKWKHARTNFLLLGFVIMINLVFGVLTAGVFLWLDDSQFGLLQLIELPIWLELLLALMVLDLMAQYFVHFLLHKVKWMWRLHLVHHTDTHVDATTGTRHHPFDFMIRESFAIIAVIIMGMPVAFYLFYRILSVFFTYFTHANISLPLSLDKALSYIIVTPNMHKFHHHYQLPWTDTNYGNMLSIWDRVFGTFVYDKPQNIRYGIDIVNDNTSDNISYQLGIPFNKSIKTKN
- the rnr gene encoding ribonuclease R encodes the protein MNKKKKTNTKIQGNLSRSIIDILRNNSGKTYNYKQIASILGVNDASSRNQIIKKLAQLAAKKEILEEERGKFKIEGNKNYYTGVLDLTTKGYGYVMVEEFVDDIFIANKDLNAAFDGDTVEIYVYNRRRRKRSEGEITNILKRKRTEFVGTLQQKKDFGFVVIDDKSMYTDFFVSGNNLNGAKNGDKVVVEFEEWPKKGDSPTGKITRVLGTPGEHHTEIHSILAQYGLPHDFPEEVEEYANKIDTSINEKEISKRRDMRDVLTFTIDPKDAKDFDDALSFQKLENGNFEIGIHIADVSHYLQPGTILDEEAYERATSVYLVDRVVPMLPEILSNNACSLRPKEEKFTFSAVFEIDDNANVKNQWFGRTVTYSDERFAYEEAQHILETGTGTIPEDVSIRNHAYSVRGALVEAVVTLNRLAKKMRSRRMRDGAISFDKVEVKFNLNEENNPVGVFFKTAKDANKLIEEFMLLANRKVAEYIGKQSPKKTFVYRNHDEPDDQKLASLQTIVGRFGHKLNLKDRSSTTSSLNKLLEDVQGRKEQNMVDTLAIRTMSKAYYGTESIGHYGLAFDYYTHFTSPIRRYPDVMVHRLLQHYLDGAKSANEEEYETKCHHSSEMENLATNAERDSIKYMQVKFMQDHENEEFLGVISGVTEWGIFVEIVENKCEGMIRLRDMNDDHYEFNADEFSVVGKRTGQTYTLGDEVYVKVKNADLIKRHLDFTLLGNREEVEAN
- the rpiB gene encoding ribose 5-phosphate isomerase B, with protein sequence MKISIGNDHAGTGYKEMIKEKLESLGYTVTNYGTNSEDSVDYPDFVHPVAEDVENKKADLGIIICGSGNGANMTANKHQGVRSALCWNVEIAKLAREHNDANILSIPARFVSEELATEMMEAFVNTKFEGGRHQRRVDKIPAKKYCS
- a CDS encoding LysE family transporter, which encodes MLQDVLAALPLGLFLAFLFGPVFFVLLETAAIKGFRAAFSLDLGVILADVVFIAIAYFSTTKLLQSLKDDPALFIFGGMILATYGVMSFLQTKKSLHTDDETPEIRKLGKSDYFGLFAKGFLLNFINIGVLGFWLGVIIVFGPKMEMEINRISVFLTSVLVTYLIVDIIKILLAKKLNRKLTPHRIYIMKKAISLILILFGGVLIFQGAFPSQIEEIKDQIEEITPNDSLIGNLGDLEVKNANK
- a CDS encoding GNAT family N-acetyltransferase; this encodes MNLRIEVKKFNELNLVELYSILQLRSEVFVVEQNCVYQDIDGKDDKALHIIGFKNDKIVAYTRCFQPGFYFNEAAIGRVVVKDSERKFGYGHDIMKASDKAILDFYKTSNIKLSAQQYLIKFYKTHGYQTTGDGYLEDGIPHIAMVKD
- a CDS encoding S41 family peptidase encodes the protein MKKRISRIIILPVVLIGIFIGTVSFKSDFFEIAKQIEIFTTLFKEINMNYVDETNPADLMDTAIKSMLTDLDPYTNYWNEQDVEAARINSAGEYTGIGALVKTGQEALTVMEIYKDYPADKAGLKAGDEIIKIGNINVTDFKEDAGELLNGSPDSNINITYRRQGEIRTTSLQRSSVELDAVPFYKLLDDNSAYIVLSKFNAKASTQVAQAFKELKNKGADKVILDLRGNLGGLLNEAINVSNIFIPKGELIVTTKSVIEKYNREYFTQKEPIDTKIPLVVLVNGRSASASEIVAGAIQDLDRGVIVGARSFGKGLVQRPKELAYGTQLKITISRYYTPSGRCIQALDYRTRNEEGKAVRTKVEDYNEFTTRNGRKVFDGGGILPDIQLETSKFSDITNSLLLQDAIFDYATKYYYSHELANPNEFSFTDEDFNDFKKYLELSDFKYRTATEMELNEMMDKAEEEDLRTKIAGEVNKIRSQISSFKKQELENKKPEIFSLLTDEIIKRYFYKEGLYEYYTAHNPEINQAQSLLNNPPEYSKILN
- the rnpA gene encoding ribonuclease P protein component, with amino-acid sequence MNESFGKSQKLKSKKLIDQLFAEGKHLKSYPLKLVYVPIGNSENPELKTGVSVPKKLVKTAVKRNRIKRMMREVFRKNKYLVNDHLLSSYAFMFIHISREEMTYEKLDRSMKKILESFIEKIGTDEKANQ